The following coding sequences are from one Augochlora pura isolate Apur16 chromosome 6, APUR_v2.2.1, whole genome shotgun sequence window:
- the LOC144471793 gene encoding U-scoloptoxin(11)-Sm7a-like, whose amino-acid sequence MYSINIHQVPTYITSIVHKVYSNVFSDTVLKRLIILQYICAMKAFILICFLLHLTIRCFSYYVIINSKSSNVTFKYMDGIDGESDLHHCAINEACNVIHNRFWMSSLTERLCRCPNGKECPWQWNFQLGNSSQLLNNKSRMEFCNPITNMDVCTHKEEAAYVYGKSDSTNSYLIPYNITLNCVCLKSHYWRLQKYTYHDDDLITQTFRCVKKRKCERDEFCGHIRSDLYSTYYKCSCPEKHLCIFKNRTTENVQELLYSGPAYRAYCLLFKNL is encoded by the exons ATgtacagtataaatattcatcagGTTCCCACGTACATTACTAGTATAGTGCATAAGGTTTACTCTAATGTCTTCAGTGACACAGTTCTTAAACGTTTAATCATTCTACAGTACATCTGTGCCATGAAAGcgttcattttaatttgttttctattaCACTTAACAATCAGGTGTTTCagttattatgttataattaatagtaaatcaAGTAATGTTACTTTCAAATACATGGATGGG ATAGATGGAGAAAGTGATTTACATCATTGTGCAATTAACGAGGCGTGTAATGTGATTCACAACCGATTCTGGATGTCTAGCTTGACTGAGAGACTGTGCCGTTGTCCTAATGGCAAAGAATGTCCATGGCAATGGAACTTTCAGCTTGGAAATTCATCtcaattacttaataataaatcacgcATGGAG TTTTGTAATCCAATAACAAACATGGATGTATGTACCCACAAAGAAGAAGCTGCCTATGTCTACGGCAAAAGTGATAGTACTAATTCTTATCTAATACCGTATAATATAACGTTAAATtgtgtttgtttaaaatcacATTATTGGAGACTACAGAAATACACATATCACGACGATGATCTTATCACGCAAACTTTCAGATGCGTCAAG AAGAGAAAGTGTGAAAGAGATGAATTTTGTGGTCATATAAGATCTGATTTGTACTCCACGTATTACAAATGTTCTTGTCCAGAGAAACACCTATgtatttttaagaacagaACAACAGAGAATGTTCAAGAACTACTTTACTCCGGACCCGCCTACAGAGCATActgtcttttatttaaaaatctgtga